The window TATATCAAATAGTGTGAAGATTTTTTCCACTCTAGTCAGTACTGCAGTGGGGTAGAAAATTAGACATTAGAAATGAAAATATTAGTTTAAATATTGGGTAAAAATGGACAACTGCTTAATCATTTGTGTGCCTAGTTTGCTGTTTACTGATGATGAACAATAACAAGACTAAAAAGATACATATTCTTACATCAACTAACTACAATGGAAGTAACCTTGAACTCTAGGCTCTGCTTGGCTCGGCACCTCCTGTCAGACGTTTCTTCGTTCATTGATGGCATTTCCTCCAGGAGGGGCAATATGAATAGAATCCAGAATAGGCCGCAGCATCTGGCCAAATGGTCTATGGAGACatgtatattaaaatattaaaatgatattgTATCTTCATCCAGTCTTAAGTCTTTTATTGCTGCTGAGCATTTGAGTAACTACagagttgttgttttaaaaaatgtatctaaATTCATAAGAGATCCATACTCACGTGGAAAGGACTTCAGATGGGAGGTCAGTGATGTAAGAAGGTATTGTTCTGCCTGTCAGAAACTGGGAAACTTCATTGGTAAACGTGTTGCAGTTGTGCTCAAAAAGGCGATATTTGTCACCCCTAAAACCCAGACTAGTCAAatataaaacagcaaaaaaactaaagaaaagtagatttattaaaatgataaaacacctgtatgtaCTTTCTCCCAACGAGGAAAGATAGTCCATGAATATTTCCTCTGATACTTCAGTTTCTCCCAGCTCTACGACTGTATCCGGAGGACCTAACATGGTCCCAccctaaacacaaacacacagacacacgtatGTTACATGGACATAAAAAGTCAAGTGGTCTTCTATGTGTGACATAAGAGACATACATAAAAGggatataaaaaatgtatagtgTCTATGCTCATGACGCTTAATATTAAAAGCTACATTTGTTTTCAATATGAGTAAAATTAATCATGATTGGTCAATAAGAGGCAAACAATAAGAGGCAAACAatataaatgtgatatttttgccatattaacACTTCATTAATCATATCCTTACCGGTGAACAGCTGGAAATTCCTTCTCCACCAAAGAAAAACTCATCACCGTATGCCACTATAGCTGTATGCctgaaagacaaaaatatgtttattacaTCAAAGCTCTTTAAAACTAATACAATTAGACTAAATACTGCAGGTTATAGAGAAAACTGTGTAGAAAATTACTCATAAAAAATCATTTACAGTATGTCAAATCTAATAGAGAGCTACTCACCATATACCATCGAGTTGCTTTCCTGAAACATAAAGATATCTGTTATTAAACACACTGGAAAAccttaacaaagcttttttttcttttttttttctctcacattTGATTTAATAGCATGTCAATAATGTTCAATGATGTCACAAAACATAATCTAACGGACAGTAGTCGTGTCTTTGAGGCAAAAACACACCCAGATCCTCTGTGACAGGCTCAGCAGAGATGTCAGTCCTGGAGCAGAGTTACTATCATCACTTTATTATCTCACaggccacagcagcaggaggaacTCACCTAACATGATGGGACTCAGACTGCGCGCCATCCCTCGTgataaatcataaatatataACTGAACATTGTATCTTGTCGGAGTTTTATCCATTATTTGCAATAACTAGTATCCGGCGGCTTTTATTCGTGGTTAGCTAAACCGGGCACCTTTAGCAACACAGCTGACCGCGAGCTCTCAATGACGTCATACgcaacagaaaaacacagcGCATTTCCGGTTCTgacccttcaaaataaaacacacgaATACACACGAACTACAGACCTtggaaataaacttttttttttctttctcttttcttgtttttaaatttttgatttcattttttaaatttcacttgACAAATACACAAATTGTTAGTACACTGCTTATCATAAAGATTAGCAAACGATTtacatcaacacagaaaaacagTGTCGTCGTCATGGTAACAGTGACTGGAGCAGTAAATAGACTATGTTTGggtagcaaaagacaaagtttaaatctgtcaactggacaaatcgtacaGTACAAAGGGTCAGCAGGAGTCTTGTAGAGTATATGTTTGTAAAGTAGTTTTGCAGAGTATTTTGCACACACATCGTCCACCCTTTCCCTGCCTTACTCCAGGCGGCAGGTGGCAATGATGTGCCTTAAACGTGTGTGCAGACAGAAGAGGCTGACAGAAGAAGCTGAGACAGCGGCTGAGAGCAAGCTGGTGCTGGTGTGGGTGTGATACCAGCCTCAGCCACACACAGGACTGGTGGAGGCTTCTGCACCGGGCTAAAATAGTCCGAGAGCAGCTGACGTCCTGCTGTTAGAGAAATGGCTGCCACCGGAGTCCTTCCCTTTATCAGGGGGGTAGACCTCAGTGGAAATGACTTTAAGGTATTCTTTTATATTCTTATTATTAGCCCTTCATGTTGTATTTATACCACAGATTAAGGCGAAGCTAAAGTAAACTGTTCACACGTTACacgaacaacaacaaaacactagCTAGCTTAGCACTAGTACTAGCACTGTTAGCATTGGGCGTTAGCTTGTGGGCTGTCTGTCTGAAGTGTGAGCCAAGGTGTTGTCTAATCATGTCTGAAATTGCTAGTTTACTACATTAAATCAATAGTTAAATCGTAAActattctgtgtgtttttgtgaaggACAGTAGTCAGTTCACAGACACGACGTGTGACTTGTTTGATGGATAACTTTTCACAGATCACGTTTTAACTGTCCCAGCTGTATATTATGATGAATAAACCAAGCAAGACACTGTAATAACGCTGCTTTGGGATACTTCTTTAGTTCTCTCTCTTTGTACTTGTAGTTCCTAGTTTTACTACCATGACAGCTGCCGCCTGGGTGTGTTCTGTCTGTGGCTCTGAACAAGTTGTCTGCTTACATCATGATCCTGTTATACAATAGAGGAAAATTAAGCAATTTTTTATGGGTAATATTAATTTTGCTTTCATAAATCAACTTGACTGATGTCCCTTGGCTCATACTATTAATGGTTTCTTTCTATCAACAaatgtaaataagaaaaaaatccactgtgcTG of the Periophthalmus magnuspinnatus isolate fPerMag1 chromosome 8, fPerMag1.2.pri, whole genome shotgun sequence genome contains:
- the desi1a gene encoding desumoylating isopeptidase 1a, which gives rise to MDKTPTRYNVQLYIYDLSRGMARSLSPIMLGKQLDGIWHTAIVAYGDEFFFGGEGISSCSPGGTMLGPPDTVVELGETEVSEEIFMDYLSSLGESTYRGDKYRLFEHNCNTFTNEVSQFLTGRTIPSYITDLPSEVLSTPFGQMLRPILDSIHIAPPGGNAINERRNV